The following is a genomic window from Neodiprion lecontei isolate iyNeoLeco1 chromosome 4, iyNeoLeco1.1, whole genome shotgun sequence.
TTATTTTGGATAACAAATAACGATTGTCTGGGATTTTAGTGGAACAAAACAGATCCGGTGAACCAAGCTTTTGTTCAGGCATGGATCAATTGCCTTGAATTATTACACCCCGATGTGCGGCACGACCAGCCGACAATCGGTGGACCCGGACCTGATCTTACCTGCCGACGAATGAAACAAAGCGGCCATTAATCATATGAatttatatttgtatgtatgtatatataatctCTACACACATTTTGcagattgaataatttcatttatccaGATCGCGGCCTGATACTTTCAACTCCAAATTCCTCGTCCTTAATTATACGCATAAATTTCACTTTCACAGTAAAGATTGTGCACTACACAATACGATCATCGTGAATGATGCCGCAATTAGTAGCGTAGAGACGAATAGTTGCGGGTGAATTCCCCGTGGATGTATGGATGTATACATTTAAAATCATATCGGGTGGGACCTCTGATCTACCAAAAACCGCTGCGAAATTGCAGGCACTGAGAGGCGCCTGCTCGACGACGACCTATTTCCAGAATACTTGTTCCAAAACCGGAAGTCATAACAATAAGCCTCGAAGGAACACGAAACGCGACGACAATGTCTGTCACGAAGATTTCGAGTACGGACGAGAGATTGGCGTTTTAAAATCCTCGACTGGCGGCGATCTCTCGCGGCACTCTAATATAATGGCTTAGACTCCGGCGACAACTTGTCACGCTTTTACTAAACGTCGTCACGATTTCAAATCGTATGGACAACCCGCGGCTCATATATTTTAAGCAGGTTGATAGATAGGCGTAACATGCATAAAGCGCGGACGGAAGGATTGATCGTTTAGTCATTCGTGATAACGTCtcttgatttttaaaatttagcaACAATAGTCTGCAATCTACTGTACAAAAACACCTTTTCAAAGATCTCAGAACGCGGTTACACAATACGGTAATTTACTTCGTGTGTACGAGCGATCCAATTAATAAGGTACCTAACCGAGTGAATGTCAGCGAAGCTATTTTTAAAATGAAAGAGGAGGACCTGTAAGCAGGTGACCCTCGTACTGTCCGCGGGGCAAGGACTTGCCGGGATCATGAGGTTAACAGTACAATCGGAGTAAGCGATATTACACACAGGCATGCGTGTTACGCTCATGTCGACATTGCCACATCAGAGGAGAGATTCACCATCCTCAAGCAAAGACCGAGATCACCCGTCATACTAATCACACGAATTGGTCACGAACGTATTGCCAAATCCGTATCAGAGGCTGCGGTAACATCACGTCGCAGCAGGGAAGTCACTTATATTCCAAACCCGAGGAAAAAGGATGTCCTCCCGAGACATGAATCTCGTTTCGGTCAAAGGTGCACCAATCCCTGAGGTAAGTGTACCGGTTATTGACTCTGTCCaattattcaccttttttcgTTCTGTCTGTTTGATCCTTAGTTCTGAaattagcaaaaaataaatttgtagcgTCTAACCCTCTAGTAATTGGTTTTAGTCATCGAGAAATCACAATTTTTgccgtcaatttataattttggaaaataaaagggtcTGAACGTGTCAGtcactggtacacttaccttgtACAGGACCTTTCCCGGCGTCCTCCGAATCGCCAGTTGAATTCGAAAAACTAAGCTACGTATATTTCGcaaattatatatacgtatgttgcTGTAATCTCGAGGATCATTGAAATTCTGAGGAATCAAATAAACGAAGAAACGGTGAGCTTAGGCTTCTATGCGCCTATAAGTATGACGTATCAGTGATTTGATTCATGGCCAACAAAATGTAGTCCCAGCTTACTCGCACTACTGGTGTTGGCTGTCCTTTTATGgtcattattataatcgtCGACAAGTACCCGTGAAATAGTGATTTTTATCATACGATTAAAAAGCCTCCTCGCGACTCTCCGACAAAATTCTCAATCAGTGTCGGTCAAAGGAGACATCTACTGTTTATACAACAGCTTTGGTTAGGGCCGGATTTAAAGGTGTGGAGGCCCTGGGGCGACACAAAAGTGGGAGACccctaattatttttcaaacaaggTACACTATTTTCATGTTTACAGTGTTTCAGTACTTGATTGCGAGACAAATACAATACTGTGAACGAACATATGTAAATATCGTAAAATACAATAAACGAACCAAATTAAATTACATCGTTGGGTGAAAGGAATTTGGTGACCTTTTTTCGAACGAAAAATCACTAATCGTttcatgaaataaaaaaaaaaaaaaaacttcaccgTCACAAAGCTTCCTCCATGAGGAAGCAACAATAATGCCTCACGAAAGAGGGAGAACTTTCTTCTTGTCAGAAGAGTGattatttcacattttgcACACGATTTGTAAGCAAATTTCAcctaaaaatttgaattgcgGAGGCCCCTCTCTTGTAGAGGTCCCGAGGTTTCAGCCCCTGTTGCCCTCCCCTAAATTCGGCCCTGGATTTGGTCGATGCACTTTAAAGAGCAACGActaaaagttgaaataaaaggAGAACCTGCTTCCCTCGCGTAAGCGAAGTAGCCGCGTGCATGCCCCGCGAAAAGGGGATTCTGGCAACTTTCGATGATCTCAATAATCGATACGCATATACGTACGTTTTAAAATCGCAGACTGCTGCTGCTGAAGCCACGGTCCAGTTTGTGACCGTATTTTTattcgtcgttttttttctcttcactttCTTCGGTCTCTTTCGATAGTTTGGCAACCGCATTCTTTCGCTTCGGCGTGGCGCCCGccgtttgatttattttatttttacaattatttgccGTATGTCTTATATACCTAACAATTATAATCGTGCGTGGGTGATAGTGGGATTGAAATTTGAggatttttcattatcattgtGCCGTACATCTACTTATAATCACGTGCCTTTACACGATTTGTACaagaacaaacaaacaaaaaaaaaaataaaaaatatgtagctGAATAAACACACGCCGAATGAATAAATACTTTTTGAAATatcgtattttgtttttcatttaactGTAGATAGGTTCTATGTATAGTTAAGAATagcataaattttcaaatagcaTCTTCTACggtttgtaaaattaatttctataaTTGACCAAACGaggtcaagttttttttttgctaccaATAACATTGCCAAATATCCCACGTCACGAACCGGAACAATACGGAGTTTATTACTTCGACAATAGTATTTTAATCCAACAATCTTGAGGCAAAAAATTCACCTTTCAATTTCACATACAACAACATGACGTAAACtcggatatattttttttcttcttatataCGATCGCGGCGTGCCTTCATTCTTTACACAGGCATGCTGAAGCGTTGCTGCGATGAGATCATTTGAGAATTTAGAATAAATAAGCGAAGAAgcatgcgaaaataaaaaaacataaaattacaatttcgcAAGAGAGTTAAATGAATTTGTTCCGCGGGAGAAAAGATAGATCTCAAGTTAATTCGATTTTAAATGCTGCATGTACCGCAGGCATGTACTGGCAGCATATATGTGCAACGTATAGATGTCCTCGCATCTGCGGAGAACTGTCGCCGATTTCGTCAAAATGGACAAAAAGTTTGGCCCCCGAATTCGGTGGTCCTGCTGTCGGTGTTCCTGTGTAACACCCAACGAGCCGACTCTCAACGagagattttaaaaaaacattcacTCGTTTGTAGTGGGCAGTTAAGGTTGTCCTTATGAGTATCCGGAGCCCATCATTTCGGAGCCAGTTCGCCTCCGCCGACTGAATTGAAAGGaccaccattttttttttttgctcggtCCAAATTTTTCGGCCCCAGCAAGTTTCGCTCGTTCAATTTTGCAGTATTCGATATCCGATCACCCGTCGAATGTTAGCGATCGACAACCGCATCCACCGAAAATAAGAAGCGAGAGTTTACTccacaattttataaataacacAACGCCATTATTTCATCTTAGTGAAGTGATCGCTTAGTTTGTATACAAGACACCTCATTCTGCTACcctaaatttattttctactttttttttctcatcaaaaCTTTGCCAAAATGACGCagacaattttcattctcttcgCTGGTAAGTGcaactgcaatttttttcatcactttttttccatcaccTGTATCATCGATAATTCCTAAGTGTATACAAGCACATATATAGATTGTTTAGATCATTTATCTTCTTGTACGTTACGCTAATACAATGTGAAATAATGTCTGGCTGGAAATTTGCGTGCAGGTTGAGCGATGAATTACTGGTTGgtattagaaataatttgatCGTTTATTCGGTGTGTATCTTGTCACCTCGTTGTATAATCGGGCGCCGACCGACCGAGGCTCGTTTATTCAGCCTCCGGGCACTAATTTGATTAATATGTGTATGCGAAATAGCCCCTCAACGTGAAACCGAGCCAATTGTTGCACTCGCGTGCCGCACGCTTCAATGGCCCAGGTGCACGAATTGCACGCGCAATTGTCCATTGAAACGATCGCTACGTAATGTTCTTcccgtaaaatttttcaacctttcaCTTCAAGCGTGCGTTCGATTTtcttaaatattcaaatttcgaacgcGCACGGCGGATTCGGAAATCGCCGCGATTAGCTCATATAATGAAAACATCTGACCGAATGACTTTGTTAGGAAACATATGGAAAGATTGTTCGAATACTTGAGACGATAACGCGTTGTATTATTTCTAATGTTAAACACGCCATCGACGAGGAATAGCCTGGCGTCAATAAATGTGTATTTCAATGCCAGTTGTTGAACTCTtgaaagtaattaaaatattcgacGGCGAGTGATAAAAAAGGAATCTAACAAATTGGGCGGGGAGCGTGTGCAGATCGTTTGCCGCGAACTGTACACAGCTTGTCCGTGAACGAGGCGAAAGTCCTTCAAAGAGGATAGATTTATGGGAATTGAACGCAAATGCAAAGTATACGTATTAATTAATTGCTGGCTATATTGAGTATAACAGAGTTGCTTTGCTAAGTTAGGAATATTAATTACCCAGCTTCAGATCTTCCCACTTTGGTCTAGTATGTGGATATAAACATCTGTTTTACAATCAGCGGTCTTTCCAACAGCCAAGGTTAATTGACCAAGGCTCTATCGGGCTTAGACACTTTCGTAAAGCTATTCATTGAGTCCAGCATgtattgaagagaaaaattgaaggcTTTGCGATCTATTCGATATTAGACGTGTGTACATAGATGACGCGCTAATATATAACGCGCCCTACCATGCTTACGTGGTGTGTTTACACATTTTCGGTATCAGGGTTCGTACACTTTTTAGAATCTGAAATTCCCTGATTTGTCCAGGTATTCCACCgtgaaaatagaatttttccaGTAACCTTTCATGAAATATACCACTGATtagtgataatttttttacacattaatACTAATAACTACCAACATTCAATATTACCTAGTAACTGTCTAACTGTCTGACtatcaatttacaaacaacagcCCGCGATTTttcgtaagaaaaaaacgaaagaaggtTTTGTATTAAGTAATATACATAAAATGTATGAAGTGGTGCGgtgaaagaaaagttgaagtgcaatttttttttagatctATATTACTTTGTATAAGAAAgagtttatttcttcaacagactcaaaatttcagttttattttcgaaattcctttACTTTTCCCTGCTGTAAGGAATTCCCTGATTTATCCCTGTTTTTTAGGTTTTCCCAGTGAGTACGAACCCCGGGTATACAGTTTTCGCACGAACACgataattccaaattttcacacCATTCTCCCACCGCGCACCGGGTTATTTCCGTGAGGCGCCCCATAGGGATCCCTAATTATAGGCAAATCAGGGTACATATCCACTATGAGCAGCTCCGAGTTTCAATGCTAACAAAAGAGCATCGGAGCTGCCCAGGGTGGATATGTACCCTGATTTGCCTGTAACTAGGAGGCTCTAAGAGGCACATCGCGGACATAACCCGATATAATTAGACTGCGAGTTTGGAAAAGTTGCAACACGAGGTGGGCAAAATGGATCCCAGCGGGCGTAATGGGTTCTACTATACAATGAAATGGGATTTCAAAAAGTGCCGATAACGcttgaaatgtatttttaggCCAAAGACAAGAAAACTGCGTTGTCGAAATTGGTCTAATGTTATTCCCTCATTAATGGGCCCATTTTGCCAGTCTTTCCCCAGTCTTGCACCTGCTCGAATAATTCCAACGAACGTCTCGACGGTTCCTTACAGCTTCCCTCGTCGCTGTGGTGACCTGCGGTCATTTCTACAACGCCGACGGGACGCCGTACGACGCTTATCACAACCTGCATCTGATTCACGATCCACCGCTCTACCCGACTTATCGCGAGGTCCCCAACACCGGATTCACGTGCTCCGGCCTGGGAGACCAATTGTGGGCGGACACCGCGGCTCAGTGTCAGGTCAGTAAGTCCTCGCTGGTGGATTTTCCGGATACAAGAGGGCGGCGAATCGCGAAGCGTATATCCTCGCTGATTAGATTTTGCTGAGCGACATGCGGGCACGTTTTTGACGCGTGCGCTCGGCTGCACGTAtgttgtacatacatacattacgTCACATCCCGCACGTGTCCTAGCGGTCAAGTTATTAAACTGTCAGAGGCAAACTTGTAATGGGATCCGACTGACGTCGCCGCTGTCCGATCAGATCATGAAGGAAGGCTTGTCTCGGCACGCGTGAATTACAAAGGCGCGGGTTGCGCTTATTAACATGATTCAATCGCCAACTAATTCTTACACTGTATACTCTATGACA
Proteins encoded in this region:
- the LOC107220992 gene encoding U-scoloptoxin(01)-Er1a, with the translated sequence MTQTIFILFAASLVAVVTCGHFYNADGTPYDAYHNLHLIHDPPLYPTYREVPNTGFTCSGLGDQLWADTAAQCQAYHLCQGEQLVSSHLCVNGTLFNQQFQVCDQFYNVRCGSPYEDL